The window TCCTCCATATGGAACAAAACACCATACAATTTTCTTGTATGGTGTTTCGAAATGTGATTTTATTTTAATTTTTCACGAAGAACCATTTGCAGGATTCCGCCGTGACGATAGTAATCAATTTCTACTTCTGAATCAAAGCGAACAAGTACTTCAAATTCCTTCTTGGTGCCAGCTTCATCAGTAGCTGTTACCTTCAGTAAATCACGAGGACGAACGTTTTCATCGATTTGAACATCAATTACTTCTTTACCAGTTAAGCCTAGTGTTTCAGCGCTTTCGCCATCCTTGAATTGTAATGGAAGTACTCCCATAAGAACCAGGTTCGAACGGTGAATACGCTCATAGCTTTCAGCAATAACCGTTTTGATTCCAAGCAGGTTTGTACCTTTAGCTGCCCAGTCACGAGAAGATCCCATTCCATAATCTTTCCCAGCTAGAACAACTAAGCCAGTTCCCTCTTCTTTGTACTTCATGCAAGCATCATAGATAGAAGTTACTTCACCAGTTGGCCAGTGAGTTGTGAATCCACCTTCTGTACCTGGAGCGATTTGGTTACGGATACGGATGTTAGCAAATGTACCGCGCATCATGACCTCATGGTTACCACGACGAGAACCATAAGAGTTAAAGTCACGAGGCTCTACTCCATTTTCGCGTAGGTATTTACCTGCTGGTGTATTGACTCCAATTGCACCTGCTGGTGAGATATGGTCAGTTGTAACAGAATCACCGAACTTACCAACAACACGTAAACCAGCTAATGGCTTCACTTCGTCTGGATCTGGTTTTAAGCCTTCGAAGAATGGCGGGTTCTGAATATAAGTTGATTTGTCATCAAATGTATATAGTGCATCATTGCTTGTTTGGATTTTATTCCATAGTGCATTATCAGCAAATACGTTCTCATACTCGGCACGGAATAATTCCGGTGTTACAGTTTGCTTAACGACTTCATTGATTTCAGCAGTAGTTGGCCAAATATCCTTGAAGAATACATCATTACCGTCTTTGTCTTTACCGATTGCTTCGTTTTGAAGGTCAACATCAACAGTACCAGCTAATGCATAGGCAACAACTAGCGGCGGTGAAGCCAAGTAATTTGCTTTTACTAGTGGATGAATACGTCCTTCAAAGTTACGGTTACCAGAAAGAACAGAAGTAACAAGTAGATCACTATCAGCAACTGCTTTTTCAATTTCATCTAATAATGGACCAGAGTTACCGATACATGTTGTACAGCCATAACCAACTGTGTTAAAGCCAAGCTGTTCAAGATATGGCAGTAGACCTGAATCACGTAAATATCCAGTAACAACCTTTGATCCTGGTGCTAATGAAGTTTTAACAAACTTAGGAACCTCTAAGCCTAATTCAACCGCTTTCTTAGCAACTAGACCTGCACCTACTAGTACATATGGATTGGATGTATTTGTACAGCTTGTGATGGCTGCAATCGCAATCGCACCTGTTTTCATGGTTACTTGGTCACCATTAGCAAAGTTAACCACGGCTTCCTTGTTAATTTCGTCTTCAGTTAAACCAAAGCCTTGGTTTCCTTGTGGAGCAGTGATTGCTTGATTAAATTCTTTTTTCATTTGTGAAAGCGGAATCAAATCCTGTGGACGCTTAGGACCAGAAAGATTTGCTTCGATTTCAGCAAGATTAATTTCTACTACTTTTGTATATACTGGTTCTAAAGCTGGATCAAAGAATAATCCATTTTCTTTACAGTATGTTTCAACAATTTTAATTTGCTCTTCAGTACGTCCTGATAAGCGCATATATTCTAAAGATTCACCATCAACAGGGAAGAATCCGCAAGTTGCACCATACTCAGGTGCCATGTTAGCAATGGTCGCACGGTCTGCAAGTGGTAATGCCGGTACACCAGGGCCAAAGAATTCAACGAATTTACCTACCACACCATGGCTACGAAGTACTTGAGTTACTTTTAAAGCAAGGTCTGTAGCTGTTGCGCCATCTGGAAGCTCTCCCACTAACTTAACTCCAACAACTTCAGGTACTGGGAAGTATGAAGGCTGTCCTAGCATTCCAGCCTCGGCTTCAATCCCACCTACGCCCCATCCAAGGACACCGATTCCGTTAATCATGGTTGTATGAGAGTCAGTACCTACTAGTGTATCTGGGAATGCTTCGAATTCGCCGTCTTCATTTTCAACTGCATGTACAACGTTTGCAAGATACTCTAAGTTAACTTGGTGGACGATACCTGTTGCTGGTGGCACAGCACGATAGTTATTGAATG of the Bacillus tuaregi genome contains:
- the acnA gene encoding aconitate hydratase AcnA; translation: MSNNDVFQARKSFELDGKRYNFYDLGELEKAGLGNVSKLPYSIKVLLESVLRQYDGRVITKEHVENLAKWGTDEVQEIDVPFKPSRVILQDFTGVPAVVDLASLRKAMADLGGDPDKINPLKPVDLVIDHSVQVDKYGTQEALGLNMELEFERNAERYQFLSWAQKAFNNYRAVPPATGIVHQVNLEYLANVVHAVENEDGEFEAFPDTLVGTDSHTTMINGIGVLGWGVGGIEAEAGMLGQPSYFPVPEVVGVKLVGELPDGATATDLALKVTQVLRSHGVVGKFVEFFGPGVPALPLADRATIANMAPEYGATCGFFPVDGESLEYMRLSGRTEEQIKIVETYCKENGLFFDPALEPVYTKVVEINLAEIEANLSGPKRPQDLIPLSQMKKEFNQAITAPQGNQGFGLTEDEINKEAVVNFANGDQVTMKTGAIAIAAITSCTNTSNPYVLVGAGLVAKKAVELGLEVPKFVKTSLAPGSKVVTGYLRDSGLLPYLEQLGFNTVGYGCTTCIGNSGPLLDEIEKAVADSDLLVTSVLSGNRNFEGRIHPLVKANYLASPPLVVAYALAGTVDVDLQNEAIGKDKDGNDVFFKDIWPTTAEINEVVKQTVTPELFRAEYENVFADNALWNKIQTSNDALYTFDDKSTYIQNPPFFEGLKPDPDEVKPLAGLRVVGKFGDSVTTDHISPAGAIGVNTPAGKYLRENGVEPRDFNSYGSRRGNHEVMMRGTFANIRIRNQIAPGTEGGFTTHWPTGEVTSIYDACMKYKEEGTGLVVLAGKDYGMGSSRDWAAKGTNLLGIKTVIAESYERIHRSNLVLMGVLPLQFKDGESAETLGLTGKEVIDVQIDENVRPRDLLKVTATDEAGTKKEFEVLVRFDSEVEIDYYRHGGILQMVLREKLK